In a single window of the Globicephala melas chromosome 10, mGloMel1.2, whole genome shotgun sequence genome:
- the LRTM2 gene encoding leucine-rich repeat and transmembrane domain-containing protein 2: protein MLAPGSGPELSTWFAPLWRQISWLTCWIALCTAEAAPACPLPCTCDGHGLQVDCSGRGLAALPADLPAATRSLLLLNNRLSSLPAGAFAGLSGLQRLDLSNNFLDGLPRAAFGGLANLTELQLRNNSLRALDRELLRPLARLRHLDLSLNGLARLPPGLFDGLPALRSLFLRANRLQSLDRRTFEPLASLQLLQVGDNPWECDCHLRDFKHWLEWFSYRGGRLDQLACTLPKELRGKDMRVVPMEMFNYCSQLEDQSSSAGLEVPGPPCTKASPEPPKPKPGPEPEPEPSTACPQKQRPRPVSVRRAVGTVIIAGVLCGVVCIMMVVAAAYGCIYASLMAKYHRELRKRQPLMGDAEGEHEDRKQVSSVA from the exons ATGCTGGCCCCGGGCAGCGGCCCCGAGCTGAGCACCTGGTTTGCCCCGCTGTGGAGGCAGATCTCTT GGCTCACCTGTTGGATCGCCCTGTGCACGGCGGAGGCTGCCCccgcctgccccctgccctgcacGTGCGACGGCCACGGCCTGCAGGTGGACTGCAGCGGCCGGGGCCTCGCCGCGCTGCCCGCGGACCTGCCGGCCGCCACCCGCAGCCTGCTGCTCCTGAACAACAGGCTGAGCTCCCTGCCCGCCGGGGCCTTCGCCGGCCTGTCGGGCCTGCAGCGGCTGGACCTCTCCAACAACTTCCTGGACGGGCTGCCGCGCGCCGCCTTCGGGGGGCTGGCCAACCTGACGGAGCTGCAGCTGCGCAACAACAGCCTCCGTGCCCTGGACCGCGAGCTGCTGCGGCCCCTGGCGCGCCTGCGCCACCTCGACCTGTCCCTCAACGGCCTGGCCCGGCTCCCACCCGGCCTCTTTGACGGGCTCCCCGCCCTGCGCTCCCTGTTCCTGCGCGCCAACCGCCTGCAGAGCCTGGACCGGCGGACCTTCGAGCCCCTGGCCAGCCTGCAGCTGCTGCAGGTGGGGGACAACCCCTGGGAGTGCGACTGCCACCTGCGGGACTTCAAGCACTGGCTAGAGTGGTTCTCCTACCGAG GGGGGCGCCTGGATCAGCTGGCCTGCACCCTGCCCAAGGAGCTGAGGGGGAAGGACATGCGCGTGGTCCCCATGGAGATGTTCAACTACTGCTCCCAGCTGGAGGACCAGAGCAGCTCAGCCGGGCTGGAGGTCCCCGGGCCACCCTGCACCAAGGCCAGCCCGGAGCCTCCCAAGCCCAAGCCGGGCCCCGAGCCCGAGCCCGAGCCCAGCACCGCCTGCCCCCAGAAGCAGAGGCCCCGGCCCGTGAGCGTGCGGCGGGCCGTCGGCACCGTGATCATCGCGGGGGTGCTGTGCGGTGTGGTCTGCATCATGATGGTGGTGGCCGCTGCCTACGGCTGCATCTACGCCTCCCTCATGGCCAAGTACCACCGGGAGCTCAGGAAGCGCCAGCCGCTGATGGGCGACGCGGAGGGCGAGCACGAGGACCGGAAGCAGGTCTCCTCTGTGGCCTGA